The following nucleotide sequence is from Nitrospira sp..
GCATGGGGCGCGCGTTCGACCTCACGTGGTTTGTGCCGGTTCTGGTCAAGTACCGGTGGCTTTTCGGCGAAGTCTTGGCGGCTTCATTCGTGTTGCAGTTGTTTGCGCTGCTCACTCCACTGTTTACCCAAATCGTCATCGATAAGGTGTTGGTGCACAAAGGCTTCACCACGCTCCATGTTTTGGCTGTCGGCATGCTGGCGCTGGCTCTTTTCGACGCTTTGCTGGGCGGCCTACGAACGTATCTCTTTGCCCACACCACCAACCGTATCGATGTGGGACTGGGGACGCAGCTGTTTCGACACCTGCTGGCGTTGCCGCTGGCGTACTTTGAAGCTCGCCGGGTCGGTGATACGGTCGCCAGAGTCCGTGAACTGGAACAGATTCGTCAGTTTCTCACCAGCAGTTCGGTGACGGTCGTCCTCGACCTGTTCTTCATCGTGGTCTTTCTCGGCGTCATGTGGCTCTACAGCCCCACGTTGACCATGATCGTGATCGCGTCCTTACCGCTGTATGTGCTGTTGGCGGTCTTCATTACGCCGGCGATCCGCGCCCGCTTAAACGACAAATTCTCCCGCGCCGCGGAAAATCAGGCGTTTTTGGTTGAAACCGTCAGCAGGATCCATACGGTAAAAGCTCTTGCCGGTGAGCCGCCGCTTCAGCGTCGGTGGGAAGAACAATTGGCCGGATATGTGAACGCCAGTTTCCGCGCCACGACTCTCGCAACGGTCGCTGGGCAAGTGGCCTCCTTCATTCAAAAGGGCACCACGGTCGCTTTGGTCTGGATAGGCGCTTACCAGGTGATCGACGGTGTCCTGAGCATCGGTGAGTTGATTGCATTCAATATGCTGGCGGGGCAGGTCAGCGGACCTCTGCTTCGAGTCGTCAATCTGTGGCAGGAGTTTCAGCAAGTCGGGGTGTCAGTTCAACGTCTGGGCGACGTCCTGAATGTCCGTCCCGAGCCTACCTACAACCCCACGCGTACGACCCTCCCGGTAGTGGCAGGACGAATTGATTTCGAAGAGGTGACGTTTCGGTATCGCCCGGATGGGCCGCCTGCCCTTCGGCAAGTTTCGATGTCCCTGCCTCCTGGGGGAGTGATCGGGATCGTTGGGCGATCCGGGTCCGGAAAGAGCACGGTTGCCAGACTCCTTCAGCGCTTGCATGTCCCGGA
It contains:
- a CDS encoding type I secretion system permease/ATPase, which produces MAASTFSATGRAGQDESTDTGLFCLRLLGRYHDLALDVGQLRHQFGQSDRTLTIHELVRAAKHVGLKAGVIATTWEDLAALPLPAIAGRQDGRYVVLAKVSEDTVLIQDPLEPKARVERKQEYLASWNGTLLLCRKRADAESMGRAFDLTWFVPVLVKYRWLFGEVLAASFVLQLFALLTPLFTQIVIDKVLVHKGFTTLHVLAVGMLALALFDALLGGLRTYLFAHTTNRIDVGLGTQLFRHLLALPLAYFEARRVGDTVARVRELEQIRQFLTSSSVTVVLDLFFIVVFLGVMWLYSPTLTMIVIASLPLYVLLAVFITPAIRARLNDKFSRAAENQAFLVETVSRIHTVKALAGEPPLQRRWEEQLAGYVNASFRATTLATVAGQVASFIQKGTTVALVWIGAYQVIDGVLSIGELIAFNMLAGQVSGPLLRVVNLWQEFQQVGVSVQRLGDVLNVRPEPTYNPTRTTLPVVAGRIDFEEVTFRYRPDGPPALRQVSMSLPPGGVIGIVGRSGSGKSTVARLLQRLHVPERGRVLVDGVDVAQMDPAWLRRQIGVVLQDSLLFNQSVRSNIALTDPGLSMDRVIRAAKLAGAHEFILGLPEGYDTIVGEHGCALSGGQRQRIAIARALVANPRILIFDEATSALDYESEAIIRQNMALISKGRTVILIAHRLSTVRCAQRIYAFEKGQIVEQGTHDELLQSNGLYARFHRHQEGRSAAA